One region of Deltaproteobacteria bacterium genomic DNA includes:
- a CDS encoding ABC transporter substrate-binding protein, translated as MISRSDIRFRGRGLGMKRFALVCVLLGISFGQGAAAEKIKLSISSIDVSFLNAGIAQQRGFFKDEGLDVEVIRMIANVSINALASGDIDYSMVFASVIRGAMVGLPMRVVANFMDSSTHVLLARPQFKSVKELKGRTLGVSTFGATAEVAAKMMIRQGGIDPDKEMKVVPLGSTGARFAALKEGIADVVVLSPPADSEGVKQGFNVVARAHEAFQMPFSGLGTNLKRLKERPDEVKRMIKAFIRSSRYVRQNREGAVQTLMKWSRTDRESAEATYDSTWKIFTEDGNMSQDGLKLVIDQGRESSKITRAVAISEVAEFGPLREAQKELGIKPR; from the coding sequence ATGATCTCGCGGTCAGATATAAGGTTTAGGGGCAGGGGGCTTGGGATGAAGAGATTTGCACTCGTATGTGTCTTGTTGGGCATCAGTTTTGGGCAAGGCGCGGCAGCGGAGAAGATCAAGTTATCGATCTCTTCGATCGACGTTTCGTTCTTGAACGCCGGTATCGCGCAGCAGCGCGGATTCTTCAAAGACGAAGGCCTCGATGTCGAAGTGATCCGGATGATTGCCAACGTGTCGATCAACGCCTTGGCCTCCGGTGACATTGATTATTCCATGGTATTTGCCTCGGTGATTCGCGGTGCGATGGTTGGTTTGCCGATGCGGGTGGTGGCTAATTTCATGGACAGCTCGACCCATGTGCTGTTGGCGCGGCCGCAATTCAAATCGGTGAAAGAGCTCAAGGGGCGAACCCTCGGCGTCAGTACCTTCGGCGCAACCGCCGAAGTGGCGGCCAAGATGATGATTCGCCAGGGCGGTATCGATCCGGACAAAGAAATGAAAGTGGTGCCCTTGGGCTCGACGGGGGCGCGCTTCGCGGCGTTAAAAGAAGGCATCGCCGACGTTGTTGTGCTCTCGCCGCCGGCCGACTCAGAAGGTGTCAAACAGGGCTTCAACGTCGTGGCGCGCGCGCATGAAGCGTTTCAAATGCCTTTTAGCGGCTTGGGGACCAATCTCAAGCGCTTAAAGGAGCGTCCCGATGAAGTGAAGCGGATGATCAAAGCGTTTATTCGCTCGAGCCGCTACGTGCGCCAAAACCGTGAAGGCGCCGTGCAGACGCTGATGAAATGGAGCCGCACCGACCGTGAGAGCGCTGAAGCGACTTATGACTCGACTTGGAAGATCTTCACCGAGGATGGCAACATGTCGCAGGACGGATTGAAGTTGGTGATCGATCAGGGGCGAGAGTCGAGCAAAATCACCCGTGCCGTAGCGATCTCAGAAGTGGCAGAGTTCGGCCCGCTGCGCGAAGCGCAGAAAGAGTTGGGAATAAAGCCGAGATAA